From Chryseobacterium gallinarum, one genomic window encodes:
- a CDS encoding glucose-1-phosphate adenylyltransferase codes for MKRNVISIVLGGGRGTRLFPLTYSRSKPAVPIAGKYRLVDIPISNCLNSGLNKILVLTQFNSASLNSHIKNSYHFDIFSKGFVDILAAEQNVENDSWYQGTADAVRQSMKHLEKYDYDYILILSGDQLYQMDFREMLDFHIENGGDLTIATIPVNAKDATGFGILKSDDDGNITSFVEKPGYDMLEGLQSEVSEENKHKGKEFLASMGIYIFTKNILKKMFEEGAGDDFGKDIIPSSIGKYKTLSYQYEGYWTDIGTIESFYEANLDLCQDFPQFNLFSSSPIYTRARMLPPSKINGSYVSKAVFGDGCIIMADKIENSVIGNRTRIDKGSTIVNSYVMGADFYQNTTDIVANDRAGRPNMGIGKYCYIEKAILDKNCYIGDNVKIIGGKHLSDGDYGTYSVQDGIVVVKKGVVLAPGTHIG; via the coding sequence ATGAAACGAAACGTAATCTCCATTGTTTTGGGAGGCGGCAGAGGGACAAGACTATTCCCGTTAACGTATTCAAGATCTAAACCGGCAGTTCCTATTGCGGGAAAATACAGGTTGGTAGATATTCCTATTTCAAATTGCCTGAATTCAGGATTAAATAAGATTTTGGTTTTAACACAGTTTAATTCCGCATCCCTCAATTCGCATATCAAGAATTCCTATCATTTTGATATTTTCAGTAAAGGATTTGTAGATATTCTGGCGGCTGAGCAGAATGTAGAAAATGACAGCTGGTATCAGGGTACAGCAGATGCAGTACGCCAATCTATGAAGCATCTTGAGAAATATGATTATGACTATATCTTAATTCTTTCAGGAGACCAGCTCTACCAGATGGATTTCAGGGAAATGCTTGATTTCCATATTGAAAATGGCGGTGATCTTACGATTGCAACCATCCCGGTCAATGCCAAAGACGCTACAGGTTTTGGAATTTTAAAATCTGATGATGACGGCAATATTACCTCTTTCGTGGAAAAACCCGGTTATGATATGCTGGAAGGTCTTCAGTCCGAAGTTTCAGAGGAAAATAAACATAAGGGAAAAGAATTCCTGGCTTCCATGGGAATTTATATTTTCACAAAGAATATCCTTAAAAAAATGTTTGAAGAAGGAGCGGGAGATGATTTCGGAAAAGATATTATCCCAAGTTCGATCGGGAAATATAAAACCCTAAGCTATCAGTATGAAGGATACTGGACAGATATCGGAACCATTGAGTCTTTCTACGAAGCCAATCTGGATCTTTGTCAGGATTTCCCTCAGTTCAATCTTTTCTCTTCTTCTCCTATCTATACAAGAGCGAGAATGCTGCCTCCTTCTAAAATTAACGGCTCATATGTCAGCAAAGCTGTTTTTGGAGACGGATGTATCATTATGGCTGATAAGATTGAAAACTCTGTGATTGGAAACCGGACAAGAATTGATAAAGGCAGTACGATTGTTAATTCCTATGTAATGGGAGCCGATTTTTATCAGAATACCACAGATATTGTTGCGAACGACAGAGCAGGACGCCCTAATATGGGAATCGGAAAATATTGTTATATCGAAAAGGCAATTCTGGATAAAAACTGTTACATCGGCGACAATGTAAAGATTATCGGAGGAAAACATCTTTCAGATGGTGATTATGGAACCTACTCGGTGCAGGATGGTATTGTGGTGGTGAAGAAAGGAGTGGTCCTGGCTCCGGGAACGCATATTGGATAA
- a CDS encoding glycogen synthase has protein sequence MVVYHLSTECYPVAKVGGLADVVGALPKYQNKIKGVDARVVMPWYNKPFVYDHEFELVFDGFIHQGPNMLQVQILKEKNDALGFGLYMVKIPGLLDRDNPYGYQDESFQFLAFQQGLLHWMCAMEIRPDILHCHDYHTGLVPFMIENCPEFISLKGVKTIGTIHNGEYQGMMSWDMANYMPSFDRYKWGLMDWNGLINPLASMIKCSHAFTTVSEGYLEELFISFRGLESLVRQEFGKAYGIINGIDTEVWNPETDPMLDFNFTSKNAVAQKKKNKEKLCKEYGLKPELPLFAFIGRFATEKGADLLPDVVWKSIKQSYGALNIMILGSGNTYIENKLKEYDYTYTNFALDLGYKEHLSHKIYASADFLLMPSRVEPCGLNQMYSMRYGTVPVVRYTGGLKDTVEDISTGGAGLNFTYPGVDDIVHAMNRALGVYNQKGMMENLIHANMNFDFAWEKSAEKYIALYNS, from the coding sequence ATGGTTGTCTATCATTTAAGTACAGAATGTTATCCTGTAGCCAAAGTAGGAGGACTTGCAGATGTAGTAGGGGCCCTTCCGAAATATCAGAATAAAATAAAAGGAGTAGATGCCAGGGTAGTAATGCCCTGGTATAATAAACCTTTCGTGTATGACCATGAGTTTGAGCTTGTTTTTGATGGTTTTATTCATCAGGGACCTAACATGCTCCAGGTTCAGATTTTAAAAGAAAAAAACGATGCGCTGGGATTCGGATTATATATGGTGAAAATTCCCGGATTGCTGGACAGGGATAATCCCTATGGATATCAGGATGAAAGTTTTCAGTTCCTGGCCTTTCAGCAGGGGCTGTTGCATTGGATGTGTGCAATGGAAATCCGGCCGGATATTTTGCATTGCCATGATTATCATACAGGTCTGGTCCCTTTTATGATTGAAAATTGCCCCGAATTTATATCCCTGAAAGGGGTAAAGACTATCGGGACTATTCATAATGGGGAGTATCAGGGAATGATGAGCTGGGATATGGCGAATTACATGCCGTCTTTTGACCGGTATAAGTGGGGACTTATGGATTGGAACGGATTGATTAATCCGCTGGCCAGTATGATTAAATGTTCTCATGCTTTTACCACGGTTTCCGAAGGATATCTGGAGGAACTTTTTATCAGTTTCAGAGGATTGGAAAGTCTGGTCCGTCAGGAATTCGGAAAGGCTTACGGAATTATCAACGGTATTGATACAGAAGTCTGGAATCCTGAAACAGATCCGATGCTTGATTTTAATTTCACCAGTAAAAATGCCGTTGCCCAAAAGAAAAAAAATAAAGAGAAATTATGCAAAGAATACGGGCTTAAACCTGAACTTCCTTTATTTGCTTTTATCGGAAGGTTTGCTACTGAAAAAGGTGCAGATCTCTTGCCTGATGTCGTGTGGAAAAGTATCAAGCAAAGCTATGGCGCTTTAAACATCATGATTCTGGGTTCAGGAAATACTTATATAGAGAATAAACTGAAAGAATATGATTATACCTATACCAATTTTGCATTGGATCTTGGATATAAAGAGCACCTTTCTCATAAAATCTATGCATCTGCAGATTTTCTTCTGATGCCCTCAAGAGTGGAACCTTGCGGATTGAATCAGATGTATTCGATGCGATACGGAACCGTTCCTGTAGTAAGATATACGGGAGGACTTAAGGATACCGTAGAAGACATTTCCACAGGAGGAGCAGGGTTGAATTTTACTTACCCGGGCGTAGATGATATTGTCCATGCAATGAATAGGGCGCTGGGAGTCTATAATCAAAAAGGAATGATGGAAAATCTTATTCATGCCAATATGAATTTTGATTTTGCATGGGAGAAATCTGCGGAAAAATACATAGCTTTATATAATAGCTGA
- the glgB gene encoding 1,4-alpha-glucan branching protein GlgB, with amino-acid sequence MNSVKTYTLFTDHDVYLFKEGRHYKLYGKFGAHSVEKDGIQGVYFSVWAPHAKKVSVIGNFNNWNHKDHILFPRWDGSGIWEGFIEGLTWGTLYKYAIETARGEILEKSDPYALSWEQNIQAASLVSTTWYEWNDAGWMEKRWKKNSLKAPLSVYEMHLGSWIRDKDAPERFLNYRDIAQKLIPYIKEMEFTHVEFMPVMEYPYDPSWGYQITGFYAATSRFGSPQDLMFLIDELHQNDIGVILDWVPSHFPGDANGLHRFDGTHLYEHEDPRKGFHPDWKSYIFNYGRNEVKSFLISNAMFWLDRYHTDGLRVDAVTSMLHLDYSRNEGEWEPNIYGGNVNLEAKTFLEEFNTAVYKEFGDHIITIAEESSDFPMLTKPVHDGGVGFGMKWMMGWMHDTLDYFKEDFINRKFHHYKLTFASMYMYNENYMMPLSHDEVVHGKASLIYKMRGDEWQKFANLRTLYVYMFTHPGAKLLFMGDEFGQTSEWNFTRSLDWHLLEYPVHKGLQTLVKELNHLYRTESALYENQFEKAGFEWVEADDLENSIYVYVRKGKRRDDVCMVILNLAPRVLDYKIGTHTGTHWDVVLNSDDMEYGGSGVNPEILEEKYEEWRGYQKTITIKLPPLAGVILKQKKDKKYKLHRIKHKR; translated from the coding sequence ATGAATTCTGTTAAAACCTATACGCTTTTCACTGATCATGATGTGTACCTTTTCAAAGAAGGCAGGCACTATAAGCTATACGGTAAATTCGGAGCCCATTCTGTAGAGAAGGACGGTATACAAGGCGTCTACTTTTCAGTCTGGGCACCCCATGCAAAAAAAGTTTCCGTGATCGGGAATTTTAATAACTGGAATCATAAAGATCATATCCTGTTTCCGAGATGGGACGGATCAGGGATCTGGGAAGGATTTATAGAAGGACTTACCTGGGGAACGTTATACAAATATGCTATTGAAACGGCAAGAGGTGAAATCCTGGAAAAAAGTGACCCTTATGCTTTAAGCTGGGAGCAAAATATTCAGGCCGCCTCATTGGTTTCTACCACCTGGTATGAATGGAATGACGCAGGATGGATGGAAAAAAGATGGAAAAAAAATAGCCTGAAGGCCCCGCTATCCGTATATGAAATGCATCTGGGATCATGGATAAGAGATAAAGATGCCCCCGAACGGTTTTTAAATTATCGTGATATTGCCCAAAAACTTATTCCCTATATTAAAGAAATGGAGTTTACCCATGTGGAGTTTATGCCGGTAATGGAGTATCCGTATGATCCCAGCTGGGGATATCAGATTACAGGTTTTTATGCAGCGACTTCACGTTTTGGCTCACCTCAGGATCTGATGTTTCTGATTGATGAGCTCCATCAGAATGATATCGGGGTTATTCTGGATTGGGTACCTTCCCACTTTCCGGGAGATGCCAACGGACTTCATCGTTTTGACGGTACCCATCTCTATGAACACGAAGATCCCAGAAAAGGTTTTCATCCCGACTGGAAATCTTATATTTTCAATTACGGAAGAAATGAGGTAAAATCTTTCCTTATTTCCAATGCCATGTTCTGGCTGGACCGGTATCATACTGACGGATTACGGGTAGATGCAGTAACTTCAATGCTTCATCTGGACTATTCCCGGAACGAAGGAGAATGGGAACCCAATATATACGGAGGAAATGTAAATCTCGAAGCAAAAACTTTCCTGGAGGAATTCAATACAGCAGTATATAAGGAATTCGGGGATCATATTATAACCATAGCAGAAGAAAGCTCAGATTTTCCTATGCTTACAAAACCTGTTCATGATGGCGGGGTGGGCTTCGGAATGAAATGGATGATGGGATGGATGCATGACACGCTGGATTATTTTAAGGAAGATTTTATCAACAGGAAATTTCATCATTATAAGCTTACATTTGCTTCTATGTACATGTATAATGAAAATTATATGATGCCCTTGTCCCATGATGAGGTGGTGCATGGAAAAGCAAGCTTAATTTACAAAATGAGAGGTGATGAGTGGCAGAAGTTTGCTAATCTTCGTACCTTGTATGTATATATGTTTACCCATCCGGGGGCCAAACTGCTTTTTATGGGAGATGAGTTCGGACAAACCAGTGAATGGAATTTTACCCGAAGCCTGGATTGGCATCTGCTGGAATATCCTGTCCATAAAGGATTACAGACGCTTGTAAAGGAGCTGAACCATCTCTACAGGACAGAATCTGCACTTTATGAAAATCAGTTTGAGAAAGCCGGTTTTGAATGGGTGGAGGCTGATGATCTGGAAAATTCAATATACGTATATGTAAGGAAAGGGAAAAGGAGGGATGATGTTTGTATGGTGATTCTTAATCTGGCTCCCAGGGTGCTTGACTATAAAATCGGGACTCATACGGGAACACATTGGGACGTGGTTTTAAATTCAGATGATATGGAATACGGTGGTAGCGGAGTGAATCCTGAAATCCTGGAAGAGAAATATGAAGAATGGCGAGGGTATCAGAAAACAATAACAATAAAGCTGCCCCCGTTAGCAGGAGTTATTTTGAAACAGAAAAAAGATAAAAAATATAAATTGCACAGAATTAAACACAAAAGATAA
- a CDS encoding alpha/beta hydrolase, translating to MRFELYTDEKDDRPVFITGNFNNWNPKDYNYQLKQKNSNTYFTEIDNRILPDEIEYKFTKGGWENVELDQYGNITPNRKVKLTAGKTCDTVEKWRLNWGPFKDEFFPIAEVISEEFYIPQLDRYRKVWALLPHDYYVSNKSYPVLYLQDAQNLFNEGSGFGNWEIDKKLSILSEYGRGDLIIIAIEHGSEERIKEYIFDNDNVANGSEGKKYIRFIADTLKPFVDENYRTKKDRENTGIGGSSLGALISIYSGFLYPEVYSKLLIFSPSLWVEPNNNFPMMNFRVPFKTKIYLYGGGQEGSKMVKRIHIFEEYLKRWEKKNLFDFEFRTNINPEGTHNEFYWSQEFPRAIEWLFYDNTENPVEVKPQQQSIKN from the coding sequence ATGAGGTTTGAACTGTATACAGATGAAAAAGATGATAGACCTGTATTTATCACGGGAAATTTCAACAATTGGAATCCTAAAGACTACAACTATCAGCTCAAACAGAAAAATTCCAACACTTACTTTACAGAGATAGACAACCGGATTCTCCCGGACGAAATTGAATATAAATTTACCAAAGGAGGCTGGGAAAACGTAGAACTGGACCAATATGGAAATATCACTCCCAACCGGAAAGTAAAATTAACAGCAGGAAAAACCTGTGATACGGTTGAAAAATGGAGGCTGAACTGGGGGCCTTTCAAAGATGAGTTCTTTCCCATCGCTGAAGTAATTTCTGAAGAGTTTTATATTCCCCAGCTCGACCGGTACCGTAAAGTATGGGCCCTGCTTCCCCATGATTATTATGTATCCAATAAAAGCTATCCGGTTTTATACCTTCAGGATGCTCAGAACCTTTTCAATGAAGGCAGCGGTTTCGGAAACTGGGAAATTGATAAAAAACTCTCTATTCTTTCGGAATACGGGCGTGGTGACCTGATCATTATTGCAATAGAACATGGAAGTGAAGAAAGAATTAAAGAATATATTTTTGATAATGATAACGTTGCCAATGGCTCTGAGGGCAAAAAATACATCCGCTTCATTGCCGACACCTTAAAGCCCTTTGTAGACGAAAACTACCGTACTAAAAAAGATCGTGAAAATACAGGTATTGGCGGCAGCTCATTAGGTGCCCTTATCAGCATTTACAGTGGTTTCCTTTACCCGGAAGTATATTCTAAATTGTTGATTTTTTCCCCCTCACTCTGGGTAGAACCTAATAATAATTTTCCCATGATGAACTTCAGGGTTCCTTTTAAAACAAAAATCTATTTATATGGCGGAGGGCAGGAAGGTTCTAAAATGGTCAAAAGAATTCATATTTTCGAAGAGTATCTGAAAAGATGGGAAAAGAAAAACCTTTTTGATTTTGAATTCAGGACCAATATTAATCCTGAAGGTACACACAATGAATTTTATTGGTCCCAGGAATTTCCAAGAGCCATCGAATGGCTGTTTTATGACAATACTGAAAACCCGGTAGAAGTAAAACCTCAGCAACAAAGCATTAAGAACTAA
- a CDS encoding M17 family metallopeptidase, whose amino-acid sequence MKLINKKNKNYTQVFQLFTEEEWIKSGKNFNKNIDTFFTGKKHEVFISTHEEGIIYFIGLGKSTFQNFEIQQVAVKFSQTQKEKLQNVPTLMIADFLNEKQFEEFVKGLLIGTYHYPFEKSHPFWSPKFELHFENLSQKKLDHIIQRSEAISNGQIACQEWLNKPANLKKPDTFSLYLKNLAKKYDLKYTVFNRKKCEEIGLGAYLAVNQASAYDAAFTILEYKTTVKNAKTFGLVGKCVLFDTGGISLKPFTNMHYMKSDLGGATAVLGTLIYAAEMNLPVNIIAVLPITDNAISEKALLPSDVITAYNGKTIEVMDTDAEGRLILADGLSYLAKNYKTDFLIDLATLTGSSVRMFGDTCGALFSNNEELKNLLIKSGDQTNQRLWNLPLWEVWKDDIQSDVADLKNMSLKPVGDCIIAAKFLEHFIEGHSKWAHLDIAGVAFGNVGYAKEKAATGFGVQLLVNLIENYH is encoded by the coding sequence ATGAAACTAATCAATAAAAAAAATAAAAACTACACTCAGGTTTTCCAGTTGTTCACTGAAGAAGAATGGATAAAATCAGGGAAAAATTTCAACAAAAACATAGATACATTTTTCACAGGGAAAAAGCATGAGGTTTTCATCAGTACTCATGAAGAGGGAATTATCTACTTTATTGGTCTGGGAAAATCCACCTTTCAGAATTTCGAGATTCAGCAGGTGGCCGTGAAGTTCTCACAAACCCAAAAAGAAAAGCTACAAAATGTTCCAACATTAATGATTGCAGATTTTCTTAACGAAAAACAATTTGAAGAGTTTGTAAAAGGATTGCTTATCGGAACCTATCATTACCCTTTTGAAAAAAGCCATCCTTTCTGGTCCCCTAAATTTGAACTTCATTTCGAAAACCTGAGCCAGAAAAAACTAGATCATATCATCCAAAGATCAGAAGCGATCAGCAATGGACAAATTGCCTGCCAGGAATGGCTGAATAAACCCGCAAACCTTAAAAAACCGGATACTTTCAGTCTGTACCTTAAAAACCTTGCTAAAAAATATGATTTAAAATATACGGTTTTCAACAGAAAGAAGTGTGAAGAGATAGGACTGGGTGCATATCTGGCCGTCAATCAGGCGAGTGCGTATGATGCAGCATTCACCATCCTGGAATATAAAACCACGGTAAAAAATGCCAAAACATTTGGCTTGGTGGGAAAATGTGTACTGTTTGACACCGGAGGAATTTCCCTGAAACCCTTTACCAATATGCATTATATGAAATCTGACTTGGGTGGGGCAACCGCTGTTTTGGGAACTTTAATCTACGCTGCAGAAATGAATCTGCCCGTTAATATCATCGCTGTTCTTCCTATCACAGATAATGCTATTTCTGAAAAAGCCCTGCTTCCAAGTGATGTTATTACAGCCTACAACGGGAAGACCATTGAGGTTATGGATACTGATGCCGAAGGCAGGCTGATTCTTGCCGATGGGCTTTCGTACTTAGCCAAAAACTATAAAACAGATTTCCTTATTGATCTGGCCACTTTGACAGGAAGTTCGGTAAGGATGTTTGGGGACACCTGCGGGGCACTTTTTTCCAACAATGAAGAACTGAAAAACCTTTTGATAAAGTCTGGAGACCAAACCAATCAAAGGCTCTGGAATCTGCCATTGTGGGAGGTTTGGAAAGACGATATACAGTCTGACGTAGCCGACTTGAAAAACATGTCCCTAAAACCTGTTGGAGATTGTATTATCGCTGCCAAATTCTTAGAGCATTTCATTGAAGGCCATTCTAAATGGGCTCATCTGGATATTGCAGGTGTGGCATTCGGAAATGTAGGCTATGCCAAGGAAAAAGCGGCTACTGGTTTTGGTGTCCAATTGCTGGTGAATTTAATCGAAAATTATCACTAA
- a CDS encoding ATP-grasp domain-containing protein: MEEKIIVCISCYYKGYDFMDEMKKLGNKIILVTSENLKEKNWPWHAIEEAYYMPELKPSVWNLEHLIQGFSHLMKTRKIDAVVALDDYDVEKAALIRETFRIPGMGQTTHRYFRDKLAMRQKAKESDINVPEFTAVFNDDIVNDFVDRTPPPWVLKPRSEASASGIKKITSKEQLFEALDTLGEERHLFLLESFKPGDVYHVDSLTFHKEIVFTSASRYLAPPMQVSHEGGVFRSKTLGRDSEEFKALEEVNARVLSGFGLINGATHTEFIRGKEDGKWYFLETSSRVGGAHIPDLVEASSGINIWREWARIEDALLRGKSYHISPPAEYYSGLIVALIKDREPDYSQFECEEAVKFLPIDYHVGIVYKSPDADIIQERLDSAAKKIHTEMLNILPPKSSKLSS, encoded by the coding sequence ATGGAGGAGAAAATTATTGTATGCATTTCGTGCTATTACAAAGGCTACGATTTCATGGACGAAATGAAGAAGCTTGGTAATAAAATCATCTTAGTAACATCAGAGAACCTTAAAGAAAAAAACTGGCCCTGGCATGCTATTGAAGAGGCATATTATATGCCTGAGCTCAAACCGTCCGTCTGGAACCTGGAACATCTGATCCAGGGATTTTCACACCTGATGAAAACAAGGAAAATAGACGCGGTAGTTGCTCTTGATGATTATGATGTGGAAAAAGCAGCCCTGATCCGGGAAACCTTTCGTATTCCGGGAATGGGACAAACTACCCATCGTTATTTCAGAGATAAACTGGCTATGCGGCAAAAAGCAAAAGAATCAGACATCAACGTTCCGGAGTTCACAGCAGTCTTTAATGATGATATAGTAAATGATTTTGTAGACAGAACACCTCCCCCCTGGGTATTGAAACCCCGGTCGGAAGCATCTGCATCAGGTATCAAAAAAATTACTTCCAAAGAACAGCTTTTTGAAGCTTTGGACACATTGGGAGAAGAGCGTCATCTTTTTTTGCTGGAAAGTTTTAAACCCGGAGATGTATATCATGTAGACAGTCTGACCTTCCATAAAGAAATCGTATTTACTTCCGCTTCCAGATACCTTGCTCCACCTATGCAGGTATCCCATGAAGGAGGGGTATTCAGGTCCAAAACATTAGGAAGAGATTCTGAAGAATTTAAAGCACTGGAGGAGGTTAATGCCAGAGTACTATCCGGATTTGGTCTTATCAATGGAGCTACCCATACGGAGTTTATCCGGGGGAAAGAAGATGGAAAATGGTATTTCCTGGAAACCTCATCAAGAGTTGGAGGGGCCCATATCCCCGATTTGGTAGAAGCTTCCAGCGGGATCAATATCTGGAGAGAATGGGCAAGGATTGAAGATGCCCTTTTAAGAGGTAAGAGTTATCATATCTCCCCTCCTGCAGAATATTATTCGGGATTAATTGTTGCTCTGATTAAAGATAGAGAACCTGATTACAGCCAATTTGAATGCGAAGAAGCAGTAAAATTTCTTCCGATAGATTACCATGTAGGGATAGTTTATAAATCCCCTGATGCTGATATTATACAGGAAAGGTTAGACAGTGCTGCTAAAAAGATCCATACGGAAATGTTGAATATCCTGCCTCCCAAAAGCAGTAAACTGAGCAGCTAA
- a CDS encoding alpha/beta hydrolase-fold protein, whose amino-acid sequence MPQTEHTEYYSNILGVSLKVEVTGHYGYPIIMFPTSQGQYTQNHDFHLNGSINWFIEQGKVKLYNIQTIDSWSFYDDKIPPKQRIRNYERYVQFLIKEFVPYIQKLHKVHRVAVAGASFGGYHAANFAFRFPDVVSHLFCLSGAFSIRNFMDGYSDDLVYFNCPREFVRNDEAWKYKHMHIVLSTSDQDICKDKNVEMAEILRIKGIDFWYDERKWIGHDWPLWRMVFPTFIGAYFS is encoded by the coding sequence ATGCCTCAAACAGAACACACGGAATATTATTCAAACATACTAGGTGTAAGCCTTAAAGTAGAAGTAACCGGACATTACGGCTACCCTATTATTATGTTTCCTACCTCACAGGGACAATACACCCAAAACCATGATTTTCACCTTAACGGAAGTATCAATTGGTTTATTGAGCAGGGGAAAGTAAAGCTTTATAATATTCAGACCATTGATAGCTGGAGTTTTTATGATGACAAAATACCTCCTAAACAAAGGATAAGGAACTACGAGCGGTATGTACAGTTTCTGATCAAAGAATTTGTGCCTTATATCCAGAAACTTCATAAAGTTCATCGTGTGGCCGTAGCCGGAGCCAGTTTCGGAGGTTATCATGCGGCCAATTTTGCTTTCAGGTTTCCGGATGTCGTATCGCACTTATTCTGTCTTTCAGGAGCGTTCAGTATCAGAAATTTCATGGATGGATACTCCGATGATCTGGTCTATTTCAACTGCCCCAGAGAGTTTGTAAGAAATGATGAGGCCTGGAAATACAAGCACATGCATATTGTTCTGAGCACTTCCGATCAGGATATCTGTAAAGATAAAAATGTTGAAATGGCTGAAATTTTAAGAATAAAAGGGATAGATTTCTGGTACGATGAAAGAAAATGGATCGGTCATGACTGGCCGCTGTGGAGAATGGTTTTTCCAACATTTATCGGAGCCTATTTCTCTTAA
- a CDS encoding ATP-grasp domain-containing protein: protein MTKKVGILFGMEDTFPWAFIDKVNELGGGEIVAEPVTIDKLEQGADYGYAVIIDRISQDVPFYRAYLKNAALNGTYVINNPFWWSADEKFFNNALMTKLGIPLPKTVLLPSHERPANTSETSFRNLKFPHDWEYIFSYIGFPAYMKPHDGGGWRNVYRVENPDDLWNKLGETEQLVMMVQEEIVFDDYYRVYCLGRKYVHIMPYEPRNAPHLRYETTHKTQGEELEKLLKTIHDYTITMNEALGYDFNTVEFAVRDGIPYAIDFCNPAPDADRNSVGEENFAWIIEHAAKLAVEKAKEYVPGKPNIAWGTFVRDSIQ, encoded by the coding sequence ATGACAAAAAAAGTAGGAATTCTATTCGGTATGGAAGACACCTTTCCCTGGGCATTTATAGATAAAGTAAATGAACTGGGAGGTGGAGAAATCGTAGCCGAACCTGTTACCATTGACAAACTGGAACAGGGTGCAGATTATGGCTATGCGGTAATCATCGACAGAATTTCACAGGATGTTCCCTTTTACAGGGCTTATTTGAAAAATGCAGCGCTTAATGGCACTTACGTGATCAACAATCCGTTCTGGTGGAGTGCTGATGAAAAGTTTTTCAATAATGCCCTGATGACCAAACTGGGAATCCCCCTTCCAAAAACAGTATTACTGCCTTCCCATGAAAGGCCTGCCAATACTTCGGAAACTTCATTCAGGAATTTGAAATTCCCTCACGATTGGGAATACATCTTCAGCTATATTGGTTTTCCGGCCTATATGAAGCCTCACGACGGAGGAGGATGGAGAAATGTATACAGGGTGGAAAATCCGGATGATCTTTGGAATAAACTGGGAGAAACGGAACAACTGGTAATGATGGTTCAGGAAGAGATTGTCTTTGATGATTACTACAGAGTTTATTGCCTGGGCAGAAAATATGTTCATATTATGCCCTATGAACCCAGAAATGCTCCGCATTTACGATATGAAACAACTCATAAAACACAAGGAGAAGAACTGGAAAAATTACTGAAAACCATTCATGATTACACCATTACAATGAATGAAGCCCTAGGCTATGATTTCAATACGGTGGAATTTGCCGTGAGGGACGGTATTCCTTACGCTATCGATTTTTGCAACCCAGCTCCTGATGCAGACAGGAATTCCGTAGGAGAAGAAAATTTTGCGTGGATCATAGAACATGCTGCAAAACTGGCTGTGGAAAAAGCCAAAGAATATGTTCCGGGGAAACCTAATATCGCCTGGGGAACCTTTGTAAGGGATTCAATACAATAA